In the Muricauda sp. MAR_2010_75 genome, one interval contains:
- a CDS encoding serine hydrolase gives MKQTLSIFTVALLLFASCKKQEEEKINYLVDESVKTRIDSTLQSFVDLGDVAGASALIFEKGEEVYYNAFGYADLKNKKPMERNTLVQIYSMTKPITGTALMTLYEEGKFQLDDPLEKYAPEFANMQVYVGYDSIAGEMILEPAKRPITIRDITRHTAGFSGRRDLPGLGEAIAEADALNRENTLADMAKKLSTIPLGYHPGEHWEYGISVDVQAYLVELLSGQPYAEYVQEHVLGPLKMNETRYFVPESDRNRMSSAYRHEGDSLIQLPDEEAHAYNYTKWPLTPGGWGFTSTLDNYMRFAQMLVNKGTLEGVQVLDSSTVKLMATNHLDERIEERSWLPSKGQVGFGIDFAVRLRPPASAEENTGVVGEFFWDGAASTLFWVDPVNDLTAVFFVQIFPYNGTLHKRFRDAVYGPFSPEESTSE, from the coding sequence ATGAAACAAACTCTGTCCATTTTTACAGTGGCCCTGCTCCTTTTTGCATCCTGCAAAAAACAGGAAGAAGAAAAAATCAATTATCTAGTTGATGAATCCGTAAAAACACGAATTGACTCCACCTTACAAAGCTTTGTTGATCTCGGTGATGTGGCTGGAGCCTCAGCCTTGATCTTTGAAAAAGGTGAGGAGGTCTATTACAATGCCTTTGGCTACGCCGATTTGAAGAACAAGAAGCCCATGGAGCGTAACACCTTAGTGCAGATCTATTCCATGACCAAACCCATAACCGGCACTGCCTTAATGACCCTGTATGAAGAAGGAAAGTTCCAATTGGACGACCCTTTGGAAAAATATGCCCCAGAATTTGCCAATATGCAGGTCTACGTAGGTTACGATTCCATTGCCGGTGAAATGATCTTGGAACCCGCAAAACGTCCCATTACCATTCGAGACATTACCCGGCACACCGCTGGTTTTTCAGGTAGACGAGATCTTCCCGGTTTGGGCGAAGCCATAGCAGAAGCAGATGCTTTGAACCGAGAAAACACGCTGGCGGATATGGCCAAGAAATTGAGCACCATTCCTCTGGGTTACCATCCAGGGGAGCATTGGGAATATGGCATCTCCGTTGACGTACAGGCGTACTTGGTGGAACTTCTTTCAGGACAACCGTATGCCGAGTATGTACAAGAGCATGTATTGGGCCCTTTAAAAATGAATGAAACCCGATATTTTGTTCCCGAATCGGATAGAAACCGGATGTCTTCTGCCTATAGGCATGAGGGCGACTCCCTTATTCAACTGCCCGACGAAGAAGCCCACGCCTATAACTATACAAAATGGCCTTTGACTCCTGGTGGCTGGGGATTTACTTCCACTTTGGACAATTACATGCGTTTTGCACAAATGTTGGTAAATAAAGGCACTTTGGAAGGGGTTCAGGTCTTGGATTCAAGCACGGTAAAACTTATGGCCACCAACCATTTGGATGAGCGCATTGAAGAACGTTCTTGGCTGCCCAGCAAGGGGCAGGTTGGTTTTGGGATTGACTTTGCCGTTAGATTACGTCCCCCAGCTTCTGCTGAGGAAAACACTGGGGTTGTGGGCGAATTCTTTTGGGATGGGGCAGCCAGTACACTTTTTTGGGTAGATCCTGTAAACGACCTCACCGCTGTGTTCTTTGTGCAGATTTTTCCGTATAACGGCACCTTGCACAAAAGATTCAGGGATGCCGTTTACGGACCCTTTTCTCCCGAAGAAAGCACATCCGAATAG